From a region of the Thermoplasmata archaeon genome:
- the acs gene encoding acetate--CoA ligase, with the protein MEEKKFYPFQSYMRMREDALRDIEKFWAEMARNIPWFRQWNKTLEWNEPFARWFIGGTTNASYACLDVHVKGPEKNKVAYYWEDELGNTRTYSYLQLYKEVNRLASALRKLGVRKGDYVMIYLPMIPELPITMLAAARIGAPHSVVFSGFSSQALADRLLDTGAKILVTADVGLRRGKYLPLKPIVDEALKQCPEVKTVVVVKRGQQEPPMQPGRDVYYHDVMKNTEPYVAPEEMEATEPLFALYTSGTTGKPKGIVHSTGGYLVYSHATFKWVFNPQPDTIYWCTADIGWITGHTYIVYAPLLHGVTSFMFEGSPDYPAIDRWWELIEKYGITIFYTSPTALRMFMRFGDEPVKKHDLSSLRLLGSVGEPINPEVWEWYYHVIGGERCPIVDTWWQTETGGILISPAPGEALVPLKPGSATFPLPGIDAAVVDENGKELEDGNRGFLVIRKPWPGMLMTIHKDPQRYKDVYWSRFKGMYLAGDYAIRDKEGYMWLLGRADETLKVAGHRIGTAEVESAAVALPFIAEAAVVGVPDQIKGESIVLFAILKHGYTPSEELRKKVRDGIRQQVGAFAAPQEIHFVPKLPKTRSGKIMRRILKALATGSGIGDVTTLEDATSVEEIKKTYEEMKAHVEASRK; encoded by the coding sequence ATGGAACGAACCATTCGCTAGGTGGTTCATTGGCGGTACAACAAACGCCTCCTACGCCTGCCTTGATGTTCATGTTAAAGGCCCGGAGAAGAACAAGGTGGCCTACTACTGGGAAGATGAGCTGGGGAACACGAGAACCTACAGCTACCTCCAGCTATACAAAGAGGTGAACAGGCTAGCCTCCGCTCTCAGGAAGCTGGGCGTTAGAAAGGGCGACTATGTGATGATCTACCTGCCGATGATTCCCGAACTGCCGATAACTATGCTCGCGGCAGCGAGAATTGGGGCGCCCCACTCTGTCGTGTTCTCTGGCTTCAGCAGCCAGGCGCTCGCGGACAGGCTGCTGGACACTGGGGCAAAGATTCTCGTGACGGCGGATGTGGGCCTGAGAAGGGGGAAGTATCTCCCCCTCAAACCCATCGTGGATGAAGCGCTCAAGCAGTGCCCGGAGGTAAAGACCGTTGTCGTCGTAAAGCGGGGTCAGCAGGAGCCTCCCATGCAGCCCGGGCGGGATGTGTACTACCATGATGTGATGAAAAACACGGAGCCCTACGTGGCTCCAGAGGAGATGGAGGCCACGGAGCCCCTCTTCGCCCTCTACACGTCGGGCACGACGGGAAAGCCCAAGGGCATTGTCCACTCTACCGGCGGATACCTTGTCTACAGCCACGCGACATTCAAATGGGTGTTCAACCCCCAGCCCGATACAATATATTGGTGCACGGCGGACATCGGCTGGATAACCGGCCACACCTACATCGTCTACGCCCCGCTGCTCCACGGGGTCACGAGCTTCATGTTCGAGGGCTCCCCGGACTACCCGGCCATAGACAGGTGGTGGGAGCTCATCGAGAAGTATGGAATCACGATATTCTACACCTCACCAACTGCGCTGAGGATGTTCATGCGCTTCGGGGACGAGCCGGTGAAGAAGCACGACCTGAGCAGCCTTAGGCTTCTAGGCTCCGTCGGCGAGCCGATAAACCCGGAGGTCTGGGAGTGGTACTATCACGTGATCGGCGGCGAAAGGTGTCCGATTGTGGACACCTGGTGGCAGACCGAAACGGGGGGCATCCTGATATCGCCCGCGCCGGGAGAGGCCCTCGTCCCGCTCAAGCCCGGCTCCGCAACATTCCCGCTTCCGGGCATAGACGCTGCTGTGGTCGACGAGAACGGGAAGGAGCTTGAGGATGGGAACCGTGGTTTCCTCGTCATCAGGAAGCCCTGGCCGGGGATGCTGATGACCATTCACAAAGACCCCCAGAGGTACAAGGACGTCTACTGGTCTCGGTTCAAGGGCATGTATCTGGCCGGCGACTACGCCATCAGAGACAAAGAGGGCTACATGTGGCTCCTCGGGAGGGCGGACGAGACCCTCAAGGTAGCCGGCCATAGAATCGGAACCGCGGAGGTGGAGAGCGCCGCCGTCGCGCTGCCCTTCATTGCGGAGGCGGCAGTGGTCGGTGTTCCGGACCAGATAAAGGGCGAGAGCATCGTACTCTTTGCGATTCTCAAGCACGGCTACACGCCCAGCGAAGAGCTGCGAAAGAAGGTGAGGGACGGAATTCGCCAGCAGGTCGGGGCCTTTGCGGCGCCACAGGAGATTCACTTCGTGCCCAAGCTGCCAAAGACCCGCTCGGGAAAAATCATGAGGCGGATACTTAAGGCGCTCGCGACCGGCTCAGGTATAGGCGACGTCACCACTCTGGAGGACGCAACTTCGGTTGAAGAGATAAAGAAGACCTACGAGGAGATGAAAGCCCACGTGGAAGCCTCCAGGAAGTGA
- a CDS encoding OFA family MFS transporter — protein MSKGATREGLGTVFGMRPETGRWVYVALGLIMNVCLGTVYAWSVFTKDLKDFFAAGGQSLSATQLNTPFLVFLAFFSILMPVAGKLFNRLNPKLVMLLGGVAVGAGWLLAGYAIYDVVSLGAAAFPLLVVAYGVIAGSGVGVVYGGPIATSTRWFPDRKGLAVGLTVLGFGVSAAITAPLASFLISAYTVPMAFMILGALFFILLVILSLLMRFPPAGWTPAGWKPSAATVPARDLTTAQMLRTGSFYALWFCFIVGSLAGLMAIGVSKTIGTDYVGLEPATATMAVSLFALPNGVGRPLFGWLTDRLTPRYAAVVSFVLVILGGVVMIPAQEGSGLAEGARLALFLAGFSCLWMTLGGWLAIAPTTTSTFFGLKNQPNNYGVVFSSYGIGAIAGNLLSGYVRDELKNYLYIFYPIIALALIGIIVALVGMRPPKTGEGARSGGG, from the coding sequence ATGAGCAAGGGGGCCACTAGGGAGGGACTGGGGACGGTGTTCGGCATGAGGCCGGAAACCGGCCGCTGGGTGTATGTTGCCCTCGGCCTCATTATGAACGTTTGCCTCGGAACCGTCTACGCTTGGAGCGTCTTCACAAAGGATTTAAAGGACTTCTTTGCCGCCGGCGGCCAGAGCCTCAGCGCGACGCAGCTCAACACCCCCTTCCTCGTTTTCCTCGCATTCTTCTCCATCTTGATGCCTGTGGCGGGGAAGCTCTTCAATAGGCTCAACCCGAAGCTGGTCATGCTCCTCGGTGGGGTTGCGGTGGGCGCGGGCTGGCTGCTCGCGGGCTACGCGATATACGACGTCGTATCCTTGGGCGCCGCCGCCTTCCCGCTCCTTGTCGTCGCCTATGGGGTCATTGCCGGTAGCGGTGTGGGTGTGGTCTACGGGGGCCCCATCGCAACATCAACGAGGTGGTTCCCAGACAGGAAGGGACTAGCGGTAGGGCTGACCGTCCTCGGGTTCGGAGTCTCGGCGGCCATAACCGCGCCCTTGGCGAGCTTTCTCATATCGGCCTACACGGTTCCAATGGCGTTCATGATTCTCGGCGCTCTCTTCTTTATACTACTTGTCATTCTCTCCTTGCTGATGAGATTCCCTCCGGCCGGGTGGACGCCCGCCGGCTGGAAACCCTCCGCCGCCACCGTCCCGGCGAGGGACCTGACCACCGCCCAGATGCTCCGCACGGGCAGCTTCTACGCTCTTTGGTTCTGCTTCATCGTCGGCAGCTTGGCGGGCCTGATGGCGATAGGGGTATCAAAGACAATAGGCACCGACTACGTGGGGCTTGAGCCGGCGACCGCCACCATGGCCGTCTCGCTCTTCGCCCTTCCCAACGGTGTTGGGCGCCCTCTCTTCGGCTGGCTCACCGACAGACTCACGCCTCGCTATGCCGCCGTGGTGTCGTTTGTACTCGTGATTCTTGGCGGCGTCGTGATGATTCCTGCCCAGGAGGGCAGCGGTTTGGCCGAGGGTGCCCGGCTGGCTCTCTTCCTCGCAGGCTTCTCCTGCCTTTGGATGACGCTTGGAGGCTGGCTGGCAATCGCCCCCACGACCACCTCCACTTTCTTCGGGCTGAAGAACCAGCCGAACAACTACGGGGTTGTTTTCTCGTCCTATGGAATCGGCGCCATCGCGGGCAACCTCTTGTCTGGATACGTCAGGGACGAGCTGAAGAACTACCTCTACATATTCTATCCGATAATCGCACTAGCGCTCATCGGGATTATCGTCGCGCTCGTGGGCATGAGGCCCCCCAAAACGGGTGAGGGTGCGAGGAGCGGCGGAGGGTAG
- the rfbD gene encoding dTDP-4-dehydrorhamnose reductase, producing MAQERVLVLGAGLLGSRLVRLASGKYEVHVADLDESLASDTGFFHKLDITDRLALEELVLSLKPSAVFHTAALTNVDRCEVEPSLAMRVNAVATGHVAIACAKARAFLCYISTDYVFDGQRGMYRETDRPNPLSVYGRSKLTGENDVECLGKRWPWLIARSSVLYGAFRKRFNFATWIIDELRAGREIRVVTDQFASPTLADDLADACLRLWEKGGRGIFHVAGRERISRYDFAVKVCEVFGLDRSLVRPITTAELRQRARRPPDSSLDVSKVEAFLGRKMLDVREGLERMKEEERASPPGERGPSSRTV from the coding sequence ATGGCACAGGAAAGGGTCTTGGTTCTGGGGGCCGGTCTGCTGGGCTCCCGTCTGGTCAGGCTGGCGTCCGGAAAGTACGAGGTCCATGTTGCCGATCTGGACGAGTCCTTGGCCAGCGACACGGGCTTTTTCCACAAGCTCGACATCACCGACAGACTCGCACTTGAGGAGCTTGTGCTCTCTCTCAAGCCATCGGCGGTCTTCCACACCGCCGCCCTGACGAACGTGGACAGATGCGAGGTCGAGCCCTCGCTCGCAATGAGGGTCAACGCCGTCGCCACTGGCCATGTGGCCATAGCCTGTGCGAAGGCCAGGGCCTTCCTCTGCTACATTTCCACAGACTATGTCTTCGACGGTCAGAGAGGGATGTACAGGGAGACGGATAGGCCAAACCCTCTCAGCGTATACGGGCGCTCCAAGCTCACCGGCGAGAACGACGTCGAGTGCCTTGGAAAGCGCTGGCCCTGGTTGATAGCGAGGTCGTCGGTTCTCTACGGGGCGTTCAGAAAGCGCTTCAACTTCGCAACGTGGATAATCGATGAGTTGAGGGCCGGAAGAGAGATAAGGGTGGTCACCGACCAGTTCGCCAGCCCCACTCTAGCGGACGACTTGGCCGACGCCTGCCTTAGGCTCTGGGAGAAGGGGGGCCGGGGAATCTTCCATGTGGCCGGGAGGGAGCGCATAAGCCGCTACGACTTTGCCGTCAAGGTCTGCGAGGTCTTCGGCCTCGACCGCTCGCTGGTGCGACCCATAACGACGGCCGAGCTCAGGCAGAGGGCTCGAAGGCCCCCGGACTCGTCTCTCGACGTCTCTAAGGTCGAGGCTTTCCTCGGCCGAAAAATGCTGGACGTGCGAGAGGGTCTTGAGAGGATGAAGGAGGAGGAGAGGGCTTCACCGCCGGGGGAGAGAGGCCCGTCGTCCAGAACCGTCTGA